The Deltaproteobacteria bacterium genome contains the following window.
TCATCAATATAGATTCGGGTCAAGATTAAATAGCTGTAATTTAGCTGCAACGTAGCAAAGCAAATGCCCCGGTCCACGGGCCCGGGGCATTTGTTTTGTTGATTTTTTTTCATGGATAAAATAGAGCACCTCAATAACGATACGGAACCGTTTAATAGTAAGCTGAGCGGTTCAAAATTTTAGGGGCATGGTAATTTTATTTATTTTCAACGGATTATAATACTCTTGATTCTTTACTGCCGGCGTAATAAGAGGCGATCGACCCGTACGTTTAAATGGGGTCCAGAGGTCCAAAGCTCATGGGCCATAGCGGATAGCATGCCATGGGCCATGACCTATCAGCTATGAACTCATTCCTCGGATCCTTTTCAGTAACCATTCAAAGACGGTTTTCAGGCGGGGATCGATGCAAACGTACGCGTCTCCCGGAGGAGCCTGTAATATTAGGACCGAGCGCTTAAAGAGTTGGTCAGCTTTGGAGCCCCTGTAACAGTGATTGGAGGTTGGAGCAGAGATATGAACAGAGTGGTAAAAATGTTTCAAGCGGTCGCCGAAGATCCTGAAGCATACGCAAGAGACTGGAAAGAGAAAACAAACAGGCATGTTATCGGCTATTTTTGTTCATATGCCCCCGAGGAGGTCATGCTGGCTGCAGGTGCCCTGCCGTACAGGTTAACCGGCTCGGACAGGCAGATACGGCTGGCGGATTCACATCTGCAGGCTTACAGCTGCAGCCTGGTGAGGAGCGCCATGGAGGATTTGCTCGGCGGACACCTGGATTTTTTGGATGGGACCGTGTTTCCGCACACCTGTGATTCCATTCAGCGGCTTTCGGACATGTGGCGCATGAATGCGAGCCTGACTTTTCACCTGGACGTGGTCATGCCCGTGAAACTCGAGGGCGCGAGCGCTAAAACCTACATGGTAGCGGTGTTGAAGCGCTTCAGGAAGGAGTTGGAAACGGTCACGGGGGCGTGCATATCGGAAGAAAAGCTCATAGCCGCATCGGAAGTCTACAACGGCTTGCGGACAGCGTTGCGAGACATATACAAGTTGCGCAGGACGGCGCCCGGATCGATAGGTGGAAGCGACCTGCTCGCTGTCACCAAGGGGTGTATGGTGATGGATCGCTACGATGCCTTGGGCTTGTTGACCGACCTGAAAAATGAAATCGCAGAGCGGAAAAGAGCCGGTGAAGCCGGGCGGAAGCGAATCGTTCTCGCCGGTGGACTCTGCAACATGCCGGACCTGTTCGACATTATTGAGAGCGCCGGTGGTGTCGTCGTGGACGACGACCTTTGCACGGGAACGCGTTATGCGGATGGCGGGGTGGACACCGGGAAAGAGATCTTTGGCGCCCTTGCCGACAGGTACCTGGAGCGGGCCATATGCCCCGCGAAGCATGCCGGCCTTTACAAGCGGGGAGAACGGCTGGTTCAGATGGTCAGGGAAGGCCGGGCGGACGGTGTCGCCTTCATTTATCTGAAATTTTGCGACCCCCACGCCTTCGACTACCCGTACCTGAAGGCGATGCTGGATGCGGAGGGCATACCGAGCATGCTGTACGAAATAGAGGGCGCATTCCCGTCGGAAGGGCAGTTTCAAACCCGGTGCGAGGCATTCATTGAAATGTTGTAAACGGACCATTATACCCTGATGCTGGCAAGCTGGGTGCTATTATGCCACACCTCGTCTTCAAAACATCATAGACGAACAGCAAGCTGTGCGAGATGTTTTTATCTCTCGCCTGCTCCGCTCGAGCACGCTGAGATCTCAGAGATGGAAAAAAATAAAACCAATCACGAAAGCACGAAAATTTTCATGGTTTTTTTCGTGTTTTTGGCTTTTCGTGTTTTCGTGGATAATGATCTTTATCTTTTCCGGTTTAACCGGGTTAGGAAAAAGGGACATGCCTGATATTGAAAAGGAAAAGAGAAAAATAAAGTCGGTCAAGAAGATGAAAGAGATCATGACCAACTACTATATCGAGGCCAAAACCGCTGAGCAGACAGGCAAAAAGGTTGCCTGGATAACAAGCGGGGGGCCGGTGGAACCATTGATCGCCATGGACGTGATCCCCGTTTACCCGGAAAACCACGGCGCCATGATCGGTGCGTCCAAAATGGGAACGACTCTGTGCGAAAAGGCGGAGCAGATGGGCTACTCCCGCGATCTTTGCTCCTATGCAATGGCGGATATCGCCTGCGCGCCCATTAACGGGGGACCCATAGGGGGGCTGCCCCGTCCGGACATGTTGGTGTGCTGCAACAACATCTGCGGCACGGTCCTGAAGTGGTACGAGGTACAGGCGCGATACTTTCAGGTGCCTCTTTTTATCTTGGACACCCCCGTGTGCCATACTGGATTTTCAAAGGAAGTCAAGGATTATGTGGCGGCGCAACTGAATGAATACATTGAGTTTTTAGAGGTAAACGGCGGCAAGAAGTTCGATTACGATCGATTCCAGGAGGTTGGCAGGTTGTCGCTCGAGGGGCAGCGGATGTGGCAAGCCGTCCTGGACACCACCCTGCACAAACCGTCACCCATGAGTGCTTTTGACGCCTTCATTCACCTGGCCCTGATCGTTACGCTGAGGGGGACTCAGGTGACGGTGGATTATTACAAGACCTTGCTTGACGAGATGAACCAGCGCATTGCCGACGGGGTCTCCGCCGTGCCGGAAGAAAAGTATCGCCTGTTGTGGGACAACATTCCAGTGTGGTTCAAAACGCGGTGGCTATCGGAAAAATTCGCTTCGCATGGCGCCTGCCTGGTGGCGGATACCTACACGTCGGCATGGTCCGGCATGATGGCTTACGTCGACGAGGAAAACTTAATGGACAGCTTTGCCGAAACCTATACGCGCATTTACCTGAATATCGGGGTCGACCAGATGGCGGAAAACGTTCTGAAAATGATTGAAAAGTACGGGGTCGACGGCGTCGTGATGCATTCGAATCGAAGCTGTAAACCCTATTCACTGGGCCAGTATGACACCCAAAAGATCGTTCAGGAAAGGGCGGGCGTCCCGACCCTGATGATCGAGGCGGACATCGTGGATGAGCGCAGTTTCTCGGAGAGTCAAATCGAAACGCGCATCGATGCCTTCATGGAGGTCATCGCGGCCAAATAGATTTCACAATTTTGGGTTTATTGGGTTTTTTGGGTTCATTGGGTTAGCGGGTTACTTGGGTTAATGGGTTAATGGGTTTATAGGGTTCATTGGGTTAGCGGGTTACTTGGGTTAATGGGTTAATGGGTTTATAGGGTTCATTGGGTTAGCGGGTTTGTGGGTTTGCCATTAACTCAACAAACACAAGAAACGCAAGGAACAAAATATGGTGACATGATGAT
Protein-coding sequences here:
- a CDS encoding 2-hydroxyacyl-CoA dehydratase family protein, producing MNRVVKMFQAVAEDPEAYARDWKEKTNRHVIGYFCSYAPEEVMLAAGALPYRLTGSDRQIRLADSHLQAYSCSLVRSAMEDLLGGHLDFLDGTVFPHTCDSIQRLSDMWRMNASLTFHLDVVMPVKLEGASAKTYMVAVLKRFRKELETVTGACISEEKLIAASEVYNGLRTALRDIYKLRRTAPGSIGGSDLLAVTKGCMVMDRYDALGLLTDLKNEIAERKRAGEAGRKRIVLAGGLCNMPDLFDIIESAGGVVVDDDLCTGTRYADGGVDTGKEIFGALADRYLERAICPAKHAGLYKRGERLVQMVREGRADGVAFIYLKFCDPHAFDYPYLKAMLDAEGIPSMLYEIEGAFPSEGQFQTRCEAFIEML
- a CDS encoding 2-hydroxyacyl-CoA dehydratase family protein → MPDIEKEKRKIKSVKKMKEIMTNYYIEAKTAEQTGKKVAWITSGGPVEPLIAMDVIPVYPENHGAMIGASKMGTTLCEKAEQMGYSRDLCSYAMADIACAPINGGPIGGLPRPDMLVCCNNICGTVLKWYEVQARYFQVPLFILDTPVCHTGFSKEVKDYVAAQLNEYIEFLEVNGGKKFDYDRFQEVGRLSLEGQRMWQAVLDTTLHKPSPMSAFDAFIHLALIVTLRGTQVTVDYYKTLLDEMNQRIADGVSAVPEEKYRLLWDNIPVWFKTRWLSEKFASHGACLVADTYTSAWSGMMAYVDEENLMDSFAETYTRIYLNIGVDQMAENVLKMIEKYGVDGVVMHSNRSCKPYSLGQYDTQKIVQERAGVPTLMIEADIVDERSFSESQIETRIDAFMEVIAAK